From the genome of Virgibacillus siamensis, one region includes:
- a CDS encoding sodium:solute symporter family transporter, which produces MDALTIYLWIGLSLFLIVMLALGYVGSRKTKSMSDFAIGGAKLGPFVVGLSFASTYLSAATFLGYPGWSYEWGYSNLWLFLAMIGGGPIGVLMVAKKARKLNTKQKSLSLPDWLGDFYNSDILRVGTGLILLFNIFYIAGQFVAGARIFEYMLGMPYTGGLILIAVVVVVYVFAGGAFADIYTDAVQAILMAGAGLFIFISGLVVFWKGDISATASGITNNLAAQDSSLVSVFNHNSIYFDSFTAIVGAVLIQWAFASAPHLFNKVLGLKSEKDVGKMILVYVITTASCLLILFGGIFSRAGLGNTIQTSDLALIEYVVWVFPAFIVALMGVVILAAAMSTTDGLFVSISTVFANDIFLKVLVKRGIIKTEKEKAERIALRISRWSVLLVGAAAFLIVLKPPKYMADVMWIGISGVAAGTLGPILYAVFAKKKASPHAAELSMGIGLLSYLIIYFGGFEESTMAAGAWSTLIGIGSMLILAKVLRPQHVTSVNVGKAQ; this is translated from the coding sequence ATGGACGCATTAACAATCTATTTGTGGATAGGACTATCATTGTTTTTAATTGTAATGTTGGCATTAGGCTATGTTGGCTCGCGTAAAACCAAGAGTATGAGTGATTTTGCAATTGGAGGTGCTAAGCTTGGCCCATTTGTTGTAGGGCTTTCATTCGCATCAACTTATCTTAGTGCTGCTACATTTTTAGGTTATCCGGGCTGGTCATATGAATGGGGATATTCGAATCTTTGGCTGTTTTTAGCCATGATTGGCGGCGGGCCTATTGGAGTTTTAATGGTGGCAAAAAAAGCAAGAAAACTGAACACGAAGCAAAAATCCTTATCATTGCCGGACTGGCTGGGTGATTTTTACAACAGTGATATATTGCGGGTCGGGACAGGGCTGATCCTGCTTTTCAACATATTCTATATCGCCGGACAGTTTGTGGCAGGTGCTAGAATATTTGAATATATGCTTGGGATGCCTTATACGGGCGGCTTGATATTAATTGCGGTTGTGGTTGTTGTATATGTATTTGCCGGCGGTGCGTTTGCTGACATATACACAGATGCAGTACAAGCAATATTAATGGCAGGTGCCGGATTATTTATTTTTATTTCCGGGTTGGTTGTTTTTTGGAAAGGGGATATTTCAGCAACAGCTTCCGGCATAACCAATAATCTGGCCGCACAGGATTCAAGCTTAGTCAGTGTGTTTAACCACAATTCCATTTATTTTGATTCGTTCACAGCTATTGTCGGGGCAGTCCTGATACAATGGGCTTTTGCATCGGCTCCACATTTATTTAATAAGGTGCTGGGATTAAAGAGTGAAAAAGATGTAGGGAAAATGATTTTGGTGTACGTCATCACAACTGCCAGCTGTTTATTGATACTTTTTGGGGGGATTTTCAGCAGGGCAGGACTCGGCAATACCATTCAAACGAGTGATCTTGCTTTAATTGAATATGTCGTATGGGTATTTCCTGCATTCATTGTAGCCTTAATGGGTGTCGTCATTTTGGCTGCGGCAATGTCAACAACGGACGGCCTGTTCGTTTCGATTTCGACCGTTTTTGCCAACGATATATTTCTGAAAGTACTTGTCAAACGGGGAATTATTAAAACGGAAAAAGAAAAAGCTGAACGAATCGCATTACGGATTAGTCGTTGGTCTGTCCTGCTGGTTGGGGCTGCTGCCTTTCTGATTGTGCTGAAACCGCCTAAGTATATGGCGGACGTTATGTGGATTGGCATTTCAGGTGTCGCCGCGGGGACATTAGGTCCAATACTGTATGCCGTATTTGCCAAGAAAAAGGCATCGCCACATGCAGCCGAATTATCTATGGGTATTGGATTATTGTCCTATCTCATTATCTATTTTGGAGGTTTTGAAGAAAGCACAATGGCTGCAGGTGCGTGGTCAACACTTATCGGCATTGGATCCATGCTTATTCTTGCAAAGGTACTCCGACCACAGCATGTGACTAGTGTTAACGTTGGTAAGGCACAGTAA
- a CDS encoding ABC transporter permease: MGQSVPETGSQADQFEEEAVSSPLHDVWRTFRKNKLAVIGSAIIFLFILTGIFAGLLAPEGINEQKLDQADKLLQAPSAEHWFGTDAFGRDILSRMMYGAGISLWIGFSSVIGSVVVGSFLGLIAGYYGRFWDMIISRLFDIMMAFPSILLAIAIVAMLGPSLQNALIAIALVNVPVFGRLVRSKVMTLKEEEYVQAARSIGMRDARILFYHVLPNSLAPIIVQGTLSVATAILDAAALGFLGMGAQPPEPEWGRMLADAKNHIQGASWTVIFPGIAIMLTVLGFNLMGDGLRDALDPRMKN; encoded by the coding sequence GTGTACCGGAAACGGGCAGCCAAGCAGATCAATTTGAGGAAGAAGCGGTTTCCTCCCCATTGCATGACGTATGGAGAACTTTCCGTAAAAATAAATTGGCGGTGATTGGGTCAGCTATCATTTTTCTGTTTATTTTAACAGGTATTTTTGCCGGGTTGCTCGCACCTGAGGGTATCAATGAGCAAAAATTGGATCAGGCAGATAAGCTATTACAGGCACCTTCGGCAGAGCATTGGTTTGGTACGGATGCATTTGGACGCGATATTTTAAGCAGGATGATGTATGGTGCCGGGATTTCACTGTGGATTGGTTTCTCATCCGTCATTGGTTCAGTTGTTGTCGGTTCTTTTTTGGGGCTAATTGCAGGATACTATGGACGATTTTGGGATATGATTATTTCAAGGTTGTTTGATATTATGATGGCTTTTCCAAGTATTTTGCTTGCAATCGCCATTGTTGCAATGCTTGGACCTTCTTTGCAAAATGCGTTAATAGCGATTGCATTGGTTAATGTGCCTGTATTTGGGCGACTTGTACGATCAAAAGTCATGACATTAAAGGAAGAAGAATATGTCCAAGCTGCCCGTTCAATCGGCATGCGGGATGCGCGGATTTTATTTTATCACGTATTACCGAATAGTCTTGCTCCTATTATTGTGCAGGGGACATTAAGTGTTGCGACAGCTATTTTGGATGCTGCTGCATTGGGATTTTTGGGAATGGGGGCGCAACCGCCTGAACCGGAATGGGGGAGAATGCTGGCAGATGCAAAAAATCATATACAAGGTGCGTCATGGACTGTTATTTTTCCGGGGATTGCAATTATGCTGACAGTGCTCGGGTTTAATTTAATGGGCGATGGACTGCGGGATGCACTGGATCCGCGAATGAAAAACTGA
- a CDS encoding LLM class flavin-dependent oxidoreductase — translation MKKQIHLNGFIQNSPSPHSTGLWKYEKDQGIHHNQLSYWTETAKILERGKFDALFIADVLGTYSVYKNSHKPAAQHAVQLPAHDPLIPISAMAAVTEHLGFAPTISATYAQPYALARQLSTLDHLTEGRVAWNVVTSYLESEAVNLGLSGRLQHDLRYDRADEFLEVVYKLWEHSWDDHAVIHDKEKDSFADPDKVDLIHHQGRFFDVPGPHLVEPSPQRTPVLFQAGASPRGRNFAAKHAEAVFTKNHSLDALRQYSADLRDRTEEQGREPGNVLIFPMILPIIGSTEEAAYAKYEELTNQVSYEGTLSLLSGHTGIDFSTYDPDQYIEDMETEAVQGNLDMYAKDPNKKWTLREAVKNHGLGNGTVRFIGTPEQIADKIEEWAIQGDADGFNIAQTYSPGTFREFVDYVVPELQKRGIYRKEYEAKTLRENMFGKGNAHLPDNHPAKKSGVLSK, via the coding sequence ATGAAAAAGCAAATCCATTTAAATGGTTTTATCCAAAATTCACCTTCACCACATTCAACAGGATTGTGGAAATACGAAAAAGATCAGGGTATCCATCACAATCAATTATCTTACTGGACGGAAACTGCAAAAATACTGGAACGTGGAAAGTTTGATGCACTATTTATTGCCGATGTATTGGGGACCTACAGTGTTTATAAAAACAGTCATAAACCGGCTGCACAGCATGCTGTACAATTACCTGCTCATGATCCGCTGATTCCGATTTCCGCTATGGCAGCCGTTACAGAACACTTAGGTTTTGCGCCTACAATATCAGCAACATATGCACAGCCATATGCTTTAGCACGGCAGCTGTCCACACTTGATCATCTGACGGAAGGGCGTGTTGCATGGAATGTTGTGACATCATATTTGGAAAGTGAAGCGGTTAACCTTGGTCTGTCAGGACGCCTTCAGCACGATTTGCGCTATGATCGGGCGGATGAATTTTTGGAAGTTGTTTATAAGTTATGGGAACACAGCTGGGATGATCATGCAGTTATACACGATAAAGAAAAGGACAGTTTCGCAGACCCCGATAAGGTAGATTTGATTCATCATCAGGGAAGATTTTTCGATGTGCCCGGACCACATTTGGTGGAACCATCCCCGCAGCGTACACCCGTTCTTTTCCAGGCAGGGGCTTCGCCAAGGGGACGAAATTTTGCTGCAAAACATGCAGAGGCTGTCTTTACTAAAAATCATTCACTGGATGCTTTGCGGCAATATTCCGCTGATTTACGGGACCGTACGGAAGAACAGGGCAGAGAACCCGGTAACGTACTTATTTTCCCGATGATTCTGCCGATTATCGGTTCGACAGAGGAAGCGGCATATGCTAAATATGAGGAACTTACGAATCAGGTTAGTTATGAAGGAACACTATCCCTGTTATCCGGACATACCGGGATTGACTTTTCTACATATGATCCCGATCAGTATATCGAGGATATGGAAACAGAGGCGGTTCAGGGAAATCTCGATATGTATGCAAAAGATCCGAATAAGAAATGGACCTTACGCGAGGCAGTTAAAAATCATGGACTTGGAAATGGAACAGTCCGATTTATCGGAACACCGGAACAAATTGCGGATAAAATTGAAGAATGGGCAATTCAAGGTGATGCGGATGGATTTAATATTGCACAAACCTATTCACCGGGAACATTCCGGGAATTTGTGGATTATGTTGTACCTGAGTTGCAGAAACGCGGAATCTATCGAAAAGAATACGAGGCAAAAACATTGCGGGAGAATATGTTTGGCAAAGGAAACGCCCACTTGCCGGATAACCATCCTGCTAAAAAATCAGGTGTGCTAAGCAAATAA